In Vitis vinifera cultivar Pinot Noir 40024 chromosome 11, ASM3070453v1, a genomic segment contains:
- the LOC100254143 gene encoding receptor-like serine/threonine-protein kinase ALE2, whose protein sequence is MGLVVEVIWRLVKLCAIASCLFIQGSTGYNISPTPSTFPPISSIEGRPGVVHRGKSLRSNAPSPSLQINGPALHPPLVLPPIKSAPAPEMTKGYVPSMPPSNPRMSPPHYKTPPHLKVPITLPSVPPSASQRKAPDNKAPVWAPVAPIAPVAPVPDGPPQRKWPQNPPSMHPHPVMPGLLPPSAHNRNKPDNKAPISTPIAPDPDVTPISTPPLASHWRRKQMPVAAPPNRTPDPLSPVNHSPAKAPSIHNAMRHSNAPASLSTPQSPTNKGSQSPASSPSMSFSKHHRGRNKITGPAPASSYLIPPPSPRHQGPVISPAPSHPPKSLPNRTRTHHAPLPLNPGSRISPAHSPSPSSLTYPSPAPSPSPTARSGQTMIPFLSPKISPSRLPPSSKMPAPPPVQALPPPPPNQDCSAIVCTEPNTNTPPGSPCGCVLPMQVQLRLNVALYTFFPLVSELAEEIAAGVFMRQSQVRIMGANAASPEAEKTIVLIDLVPLGEKFDNTTAFLTYQRFWGKQVVIKNLFFGDYEVIYVNYPGLPPSPPSAPSSITMIDNGPYSGQGNNGRTIHPLGVDVHKNRHKHGLSGSVIAIIVLSASVAVVLCSAVAWVFLFKKTDCIGQPVPTQAALVPSLARPPGAAGSVVGSAPSSASLSFGSSIATYTGSAKTFSAADIERATDNFDDSRILGEGGFGRVYSGVLEDGTKVAVKVLKRDDHQGGREFLAEVEMLSRLHHRNLVKLIGICTEERTRCLVYELIPNGSVESHLHGADKETAPLDWGARIKVALGAARGLAYLHEDSSPRVIHRDFKSSNILLEHDFTPKVSDFGLARTAMDEENRHISTRVMGTFGYVAPEYAMTGHLLVKSDVYSYGVVLLELLTGRKPVDMSQPPGQENLVAWARPLLTSKEGLQTMIDLSLGSDVPFDSVAKVAAIASMCVQPEVSHRPFMGEVVQALKLVCNECDETKEAGSKSGSQEDLSLDLDTGVSSASGQLPDPSHAHFPVSTYGSGLDAETGLSVSELFSTSARFGRQPSGSFRRYSSSGPLRTGRARHFWQRMRRNSGGSVSEHGIMFRLRPGSH, encoded by the exons GAAAGTCATTGAGAAGCAATGCACCAAGTCCATCACTTCAGATAAATG GGCCTGCTTTGCACCCTCCACTTGTATTGCCACCCATTAAATCTGCTCCAGCACCTGAAATGACCAAAGGCTATGTGCCATCAATGCCACCAAGTAATCCAAGAATGTCACCACCACATTATAAAACTCCTCCACACTTAAAGGTTCCAATAACTCTACCATCCGTCCCACCAAGTGCTTCTCAAAGGAAGGCACCTGATAATAAGGCTCCTGTTTGGGCTCCAGTTGCTCCAATTGCTCCAGTTGCTCCAG TACCAGATGGACCACCTCAGAGGAAATGGCCACAAAATCCTCCATCCATGCACCCACACCCAGTGATGCCTGGATTACTGCCACCAAGTGCTCACAATAGGAACAAGCCAGATAATAAGGCTCCAATCTCAACGCCAATTGCCCCAG ATCCTGATGTCACTCCAATATCAACTCCTCCCCTAGCAAGTCACTGGAGAAGAAAACAAATGCCGGTTGCTGCACCTCCAAACAGAACACCTGACCCACTGTCACCAGTGAACCATTCCCCGGCTAAAG CACCTTCTATACACAATGCCATGAGGCATAGTAATGCACCTGCTTCTCTTTCAACTCCACAATCTCCTACAAATAAAGGGTCCCAGTCTCCTGCATCTTCACCGTCAATGTCATTTTCTAAGCATCATCGTGGAAGGAACAAAATCACCGGCCCTGCTCCTGCATCATCATATCTCATTCCTCCACCCTCACCAAGGCATCAAG gtcCAGTCATCTCTCCAGCTCCTTCACATCCTCCTAAATCACTTCCAAATAGAACACGAACGCACCACGCTCCTCTGCCACTAAATCCTG GTTCTAGAATCTCTCCAGCCCATTCTCCCTCTCCTTCATCATTGACCTATCCTTCACCTGCACCTTCACCATCTCCAACAGCTCGATCTGGCCAGACTATGA TTCCCTTTCTTTCCCCTAAAATTTCTCCTTCTCGGCTACCCCCAAGTTCAAAGATGCCAGCCCCGCCACCAGTTCAAGCGTTACCACCCCCACCTCCTAATCAAG ATTGTTCAGCAATTGTCTGCACAGAGCCAAATACAAATACTCCTCCTGGGTCACCATGTGGCTGTGTCTTGCCAATGCAAGTTCAGTTGCGCCTTAATGTTGCACTGTATACCTTCTTCCCTTTGGTTTCAGAGCTGGCTGAGGAGATTGCTGCTGGGGTTTTTATGAGACAAAGTCAAGTTCGCATAATGGGAGCCAATGCAGCTAGCCCGGAAGCAGAAAAGACAATTGTCCTCATTGACTTGGTCCCTCTTGGGGAAAAATTTGATAATACTACAGCTTTTTTAACCTATCAGAGATTCTGGGGCAAGCAGGTTgtcataaaaaatttgttttttggtgATTATGAAGTAATATATGTGAACTATCCAg GCCTACCCCCTTCTCCACCTTCAGCGCCTTCAAGCATTACTATGATAGATAATGGACCATATTCTGGTCAAGGCAATAATGGGAGGACAATACACCCGCTAGGGGTCGATGTGCACAAGAACCGACATAAACATGGGCTTAGTGGCAGTGTAATTGCTATTATAGTTTTGTCAGCCTCTGTTGCTGTGGTTTTATGTTCTGCTGTTGCTTGGGTTTTTCTGTTCAAAAAAACAGATTGTATTGGCCAACCAGTGCCAACTCAAGCAGCTTTGGTGCCTTCACTTGCAAGACCACCAG GTGCTGCTGGATCTGTGGTTGGAAGTGCGCCCAGCTCAGCTTCATTATCATTTGGATCTAGCATTGCAACTTATACAGGATCTGCCAAGACTTTCAGCGCAGCTGACATAGAGAGAGCCACTGATAATTTTGATGATTCAAGAATACTTGGGGAAGGTGGCTTTGGGCGTGTTTATAGTGGGGTTCTTGAAGATGGAACAAAAGTGGCTGTTAAGGTTCTTAAACGAGATGATCATCAGGGAGGTCGGGAATTTTTGGCTGAAGTTGAGATGCTTAGTCGTCTTCATCATAGAAATTTGGTCAAGTTAATTGGTATATGTACAGAGGAGCGTACCCGCTGCTTAGTGTATGAACTCATTCCAAATGGCAGTGTGGAGTCCCATTTACATG GAGCTGACAAGGAAACTGCTCCACTTGATTGGGGTGCCCGGATAAAGGTGGCGCTTGGTGCTGCTCGTGGTCTGGCCTATCTGCATGAAGATTCAAGCCCCCGTGTCATACACAGGGACTTCAAGTCCAGCAACATCTTATTGGAACATGATTTTACACCAAAAGTGTCCGACTTTGGTTTGGCTCGCACAGCCATGGATGAGGAAAACAGACACATCTCAACACGTGTCATGGGAACTTTTGG GTATGTGGCTCCAGAGTATGCAATGACTGGCCATCTTCTTGTGAAGAGTGATGTTTATAGCTATGGAGTAGTCCTTCTTGAGCTCCTAACAGGAAGAAAACCTGTAGACATGTCACAACCGCCTGGTCAGGAAAATCTAGTTGCTTGGGCCCGTCCTCTCCTCACAAGTAAAGAAGGGTTACAAACAATGATAGACCTATCTCTAGGATCTGATGTTCCTTTTGACAGTGTGGCCAAAGTAGCTGCTATCGCTTCAATGTGTGTTCAACCAGAGGTGTCACACCGTCCTTTTATGGGTGAGGTTGTTCAAGCCTTGAAGCTAGTTTGCAATGAGTGTGATGAGACAAAAGAAGCAGGTTCAAAAAGTGGCAGCCAGGAGGATTTGTCCCTTGATTTGGACACTGGGGTCAGCTCTGCTTCAGGGCAGTTGCCTGATCCTTCACATGCCCATTTCCCAGTTTCTACGTATGGTTCTGGCCTTGATGCTGAAACTGGACTCTCAGTATCAGAATTATTCAGCACATCAGCAAGATTTGGGAGGCAGCCATCCGGGTCATTTAGGAGGTACTCTAGCTCAGGTCCTCTGAGAACAGGAAGGGCTAGGCACTTCTGGCAGAGGATGAGAAGAAATTCTGGCGGCAGTGTGAGTGAGCATGGAATTATGTTCAGATTACGGCCAGGTTCCCATTGA
- the LOC100242227 gene encoding uncharacterized protein LOC100242227, which translates to MAPAAKPITSPVPDAWYPTLAVLMLAVGLVITASFFIYEATSSRKSRSLAKELTTGTMASIFLGFGSLFLLLSSGVYV; encoded by the exons ATG gcTCCTGCGGCAAAACCCATTACCAGCCCCGTTCCCGATGCCTGGTACCCAACCCTAGCCGTTCTCATGCTCGCTGTAGGGCTCGTAATCACGGCTTCCTTCTTCAT CTATGAAGCAACCTCTTCCAGGAAAAGCCGCAGTCTTGCAAAGGAACTCACGACAGGAACAATGGCATCCATCTTCTTG GGTTTCGGGTCCTTGTTCTTGCTACTTTCTTCTGGTGTTTATGTTTGA